From Yersinia hibernica, a single genomic window includes:
- the pfkA gene encoding 6-phosphofructokinase, whose product MVKKIGVLTSGGDAPGMNAAIRGVVRAALSAGLEVFGIEDGYLGLYENRMRKLDRYSVSDMINRGGTFLGSARFPEFRDPEKRKVALQNMKDRGIDGLVVIGGDGSYAGADLLTKEGGIHCVGLPGTIDNDVAGTDYTIGFFTALGTVVEAIDRLRDTSSSHQRISIVEVMGRYCGDLTLAAAIAGGCEFIAIPEVEFKRDDLVKEIKAGIEKGKKHAIVAITEKLDNIDELAKYIEKETGRETRGTVLGHIQRGGAPAPYDRILASRMGAYAVDLLLENHDYSHGGFCVGVQNEKMVHELISVCIAPENKKSKFKEDWYDTAKKLF is encoded by the coding sequence GATTGGAAGTTTTCGGTATTGAAGATGGCTATCTTGGCTTGTACGAAAACCGCATGAGAAAGCTGGACCGCTATAGCGTGTCAGATATGATTAACCGCGGCGGTACTTTCCTAGGCTCAGCACGTTTCCCCGAGTTTCGTGATCCGGAAAAACGTAAAGTTGCGCTCCAGAATATGAAAGACCGTGGCATTGATGGTCTGGTTGTTATTGGTGGTGACGGCTCTTATGCGGGTGCAGATTTACTGACCAAAGAGGGTGGGATTCACTGTGTTGGCTTGCCGGGCACCATTGATAATGATGTGGCAGGTACGGACTACACCATCGGCTTCTTTACTGCACTGGGCACCGTGGTCGAAGCGATTGACCGCTTACGTGACACTTCTTCTTCGCATCAGCGTATTTCCATTGTTGAAGTCATGGGCCGTTATTGCGGCGATTTGACACTGGCGGCGGCCATTGCCGGGGGCTGTGAGTTTATTGCCATCCCTGAAGTCGAGTTCAAACGCGATGATTTAGTAAAAGAAATCAAAGCGGGTATCGAGAAAGGTAAAAAGCACGCCATCGTTGCCATTACTGAAAAACTGGACAACATCGACGAACTGGCCAAATACATTGAGAAAGAAACCGGCCGTGAAACGCGTGGCACGGTACTGGGTCATATCCAGCGCGGTGGCGCTCCGGCTCCTTATGACCGTATTCTTGCCTCTCGTATGGGCGCTTATGCTGTTGATCTACTGTTGGAAAATCATGACTATTCCCACGGTGGTTTCTGTGTTGGCGTACAGAATGAGAAGATGGTGCATGAGTTAATCTCAGTGTGTATTGCGCCAGAAAACAAGAAAAGTAAATTTAAAGAAGATTGGTACGACACGGCGAAAAAACTGTTCTAA
- a CDS encoding sulfate ABC transporter substrate-binding protein encodes MRKWGVGLSLLLLASGAMAKDIQLLNVSYDPTREFYQEYNQSFSKHWQEQTGDKVTVRQSHGGSGKQATSVINGIEADVVTLALAYDVDAIAERGRIDKDWIKRLPDNSAPYTSTIVFLVRKGNPKQIQDWSDLVKPGISVITPNPKTSGGARWNYLAAWGYALEHNNNDQAKAQEFVKQLYKNVEVLDSGARGATNTFVERGIGDVLIAWENEALLAVNEVGKDQFDIITPSVSILAEPTVSVVDKVVDKRGTREVADAYLKYLYSPEGQTIAAKNYYRPRDPAVAAKFAKEFPQLKLFTIDDVFGGWTKAQQVHFATGGVFDEISKR; translated from the coding sequence ATGCGTAAATGGGGTGTAGGTCTTTCATTACTGCTGCTGGCATCAGGTGCCATGGCAAAAGATATTCAATTGCTGAATGTGTCATATGATCCGACACGTGAGTTTTATCAAGAATATAATCAATCATTTAGCAAGCATTGGCAAGAGCAAACCGGTGACAAAGTGACGGTGCGTCAATCACATGGCGGTTCGGGTAAGCAGGCGACCTCGGTTATTAATGGTATTGAAGCTGATGTCGTGACTCTGGCTCTGGCTTATGACGTCGATGCTATTGCTGAGCGTGGTCGTATTGATAAAGATTGGATCAAGCGCTTGCCGGATAACTCCGCGCCTTACACCTCAACTATCGTATTCCTGGTGCGCAAAGGGAATCCAAAACAGATTCAGGATTGGTCAGATTTAGTCAAGCCGGGTATTTCGGTCATTACGCCGAATCCCAAAACCTCCGGCGGCGCGCGCTGGAACTACCTAGCGGCATGGGGTTATGCGCTAGAGCACAATAATAATGATCAAGCCAAGGCGCAAGAATTTGTCAAACAGTTGTATAAGAATGTGGAGGTCTTGGATTCTGGCGCTCGTGGTGCGACCAATACATTTGTAGAACGTGGCATTGGCGATGTATTGATTGCCTGGGAAAATGAAGCCCTGTTGGCGGTGAATGAAGTGGGCAAAGACCAGTTTGATATTATTACACCGAGTGTTTCTATTTTGGCCGAGCCGACAGTCTCGGTGGTGGATAAAGTGGTCGATAAGCGCGGCACCCGTGAAGTGGCTGATGCGTATTTGAAATATTTATATTCACCTGAAGGCCAGACCATTGCCGCGAAAAATTACTATCGGCCACGAGATCCGGCGGTAGCCGCCAAGTTTGCCAAAGAATTCCCGCAACTGAAGTTGTTTACCATTGATGACGTTTTCGGCGGCTGGACGAAAGCACAGCAGGTGCATTTTGCCACCGGCGGCGTATTTGACGAAATCAGTAAGCGATAA